The following proteins are co-located in the Primulina tabacum isolate GXHZ01 chromosome 11, ASM2559414v2, whole genome shotgun sequence genome:
- the LOC142517991 gene encoding uncharacterized protein LOC142517991 isoform X1 has translation MEKLFVQIFERKNRIIEQVKQQTEFYNQNLASKLLIEGITPPSWLWNPTGSSDSKELNKEEPISKLLGPYTLASVRCSTEQYPLYNKPFISGANQGSPTFSATRDDADAGCSHNCAPQLDFSITSPKALTTGGFSNISNVPDQSRARIQRSKPRQKALELRNSANAVAESALDHENISGILSSRIRLSLSSSKQTGNENKLAELEQLCGFGSSCYDDLDLDEAACQKKDNGMDLYSGRITRSRSHVKILGSGRTSSEFGRSQNDRKDESFYGASTSKRSSVCRYSREVADYRNRLLQSAGSSAAFGENDGDIRLDRAGSPSKEKGEVYSGKSSSLKSFDRSQSCASVSWKADRFSNDAQRMVGTIMDFGDDLDKDHIDGSPVKNNTFDVGNVDRDSRASILEGGKSYEESSSISEPVHCSEIPSCLGTLSRSSPRKKSAANDKVQNFSCCQTRPTRCGTKDMLDEPGNVDFMVNNELVSRNLINHSVSSSANGDGHIRVSLSSNAAKHRRQLESLVAKDSIDSFVSEEIKQLEFSVIKEQNSKTLSSSFGKKRPDNSPKNMSDRDLLLNKEIPIHGYNPSLVGQSPEDSEVRKNNASGCHIQEHLDICAEKYVSLISENTTPQRPRDNIDGVNYQYSEVEDEADILMSKMVDTPTLPFRPATLCWEQGNDTSAKQVIEEGSWSGERGAKSPEVSHATGSKDSRQSGFPKLADNSGEESHGFSSGQTEMANPMCVSVDKIEHFPAQESQLLSRLTWEGQHADTPVEDNRSATNYRSAKHGEDLLLEGRFELVSIGSRPQLKRRKVEELQMNRLTSYPSSVEYVGSIQRDSPSRYLRDIEMDVNTDLTDSLDRKMSIDIEMDQNKDIDYINTEFFFHTKRKLQAEKSPQSVDGQQSQCLVLSPKNEDLKFVAESMPVFERFDLETQADCGDLDFAADGVDLAELNLSRIAIERASIIEEMCRSASLDTPISHLSSALVNPFQSLPNGLLEHLDLKTSLPLNVNFNKQLDSGKSLVNDTGGALESIERVPYSVGLPYSGARYGWNSKIQHASPVGRERLSSYTGSSEKCSISNPELTCFPIEEDPCISEDNKRVDEIGDEVEEDTDSLLAHNCNVPHPLKDLTNIDLNQYVSTFAQLDILRADTVDVSAKSNIGGTHDDVRWSPKNQSRYYNGMRENQRSSLGKSKRKSHQTLSIGCDGTKKAKVSIDGRVSKPTLSSKTSLKKQEQNLSLKDSKRNNIVSNICSFIPLVQQTQAAAICAGKRDIKVKALEVAEAAKRLEEKKRNERNNRKEALKLERAKLEVENLRKMELEKKQKELERKKKDADAIAKKRSREEEERKEKEKKRIRLEAKVRQREQEERGRVEKADKEKRHTKDEQINSRKPCNEFKKEQNRGVVRGDSMASKKVVIEECVTSGDSFEAERALPTVDRSPKNEDLIVQKRQEKSYEISPYQCSDDEDEEEEELPTKKYIPSWASKSSVALLLPLQRKMEPDLIFHSESFCSMDEVLLPRKLQQRQMDA, from the exons TACACTAGCCTCAGTCAGGTGCTCCACTGAACAGTACCCCTTGTACAACAAGCCATTCATCTCAGGAGCTAATCAAGGTAGTCCAACATTTTCAGCCACCAGAGACGACGCAGATGCTGGTTGTTCCCATAATTGTGCTCCTCAGTTAGATTTTAGTATTACATCGCCTAAGGCTCTGACAACTGGAGGGTTCTCGAATATTTCTAATGTACCGGATCAGTCTCGGGCTAGAATTCAGAGATCTAAGCCTAGACAAAAGGCTCTCGAGCTTCGTAACAGTGCAAATGCTGTAGCTGAGAGTGCATTAGATCATGAAAACATCAGTGGTATTCTTTCAAGCAGGATTAGATTGTCTCTTTCTTCTTCCAAGCAGACGGGTAATGAAAATAAACTCGCAGAATTGGAACAACTTTGTGGATTTGGCAGTTCGTGTTATGATGATTTGGATTTGGACGAAGCAGCTTGCCAAAAAAAAGACAATGGCATGGATTTGTACTCTGGAAGAATTACGAGGTCTAGAAGTCATGTCAAAATTCTAGGTTCTGGCAGAACTTCGTCAGAATTTGGCCGCTCTCAAAATGATAGAAAAGATGAGTCATTTTATGGTGCTAGCACTAGTAAAAGGAGCTCTGTGTGTAGGTATAGTCGAGAGGTGGCCGATTATCGTAATAGGCTACTGCAGTCAGCTGGATCTTCAGCTGCTTTTGGTGAAAATGATGGGGACATCAGATTGGATAGAGCAGGTTCTCCGAGCAAAGAAAAGGGAGAGGTTTATTCAGGAAAAAGTTCTTCGTTGAAAAGCTTTGATAGGTCTCAAAGTTGTGCTAGTGTTTCATGGAAAGCAGATAGATTTTCAAATGATGCTCAGAGAATGGTTGGTACCATAATGGATTTTGGGGATGATTTAGATAAGGACCATATTGATGGATCCCCAGTTAAGAACAATACTTTTGATGTTGGTAATGTAGATAGGGACAGCCGAGCATCAATTTTAGAAGGCGGCAAGAGTTACGAAGAGAGTAGCAGTATATCTGAGCCTGTACATTGCTCTGAAATTCCGTCTTGTTTGGGTACACTGTCAAGATCCTCTCCTAGAAAGAAGTCTGCTGCAAATGATAAAGTTCAGAATTTTTCATGTTGTCAAACTAGACCAACTCGATGTGGAACAAAAGATATGCTTGATGAGCCAGGAAATGTTGATTTTATGGTGAACAACGAGCTTGTTTCACGCAATCTTATTAATCACTCTGTTAGTTCAAGTGCGAATGGTGATGGACATATAAGGGTTAGTTTAAGTTCAAATGCTGCTAAACATAGAAGGCAGTTGGAATCTTTAGTGGCAAAGGATTCCATAGATAGTTTTGTGTCTGAGGAGATAAAGCAATTAGAGTTTAGTGTGATTAAAGAACAAAACTCGAAAACCTTATCTTCTAGTTTTGGGAAGAAAAGGCCTGATAACTCACCAAAAAACATGTCGGATCGTGATTTATTACTTAACAAGGAAATTCCTATCCACGGTTATAACCCTTCTTTGGTTGGGCAGTCACCAGAGGATTCAGAGGTCCGAAAAAATAACGCTTCCGGATGTCATATTCAGGAGCACCTTGACATCTGCGCTGAAAAATACGTCTCTCTTATAAGTGAAAATACCACACCACAGAGGCCTCGAGATAATATAGATGGTGTGAATTACCAATATTCTGAAGTTGAAGATGAGGCAGATATTTTGATGTCAAAAATGGTGGACACTCCTACTTTACCATTTCGTCCAGCGACACTATGTTGGGAACAAGGGAATGACACCTCTGCAAAGCAGGTCATTGAAGAG GGTAGTTGGAGTGGTGAACGCGGTGCTAAGAGCCCAGAAGTTTCACATGCTACTGGAAGCAAAGACAGCAGACAATCTGGTTTTCCCAAACTAGCCGATAACTCAGGTGAAGAGTCCCATGGTTTCTCAAGTGGACAAACGGAAATGGCAAATCCAATGTGTGTCTCTGTTGACAAAATAGAGCATTTTCCCGCGCAGGAATCTCAACTTTTATCACGCCTTACTTGGGAGGGTCAACATGCTGATACTCCTGTTGAAGATAATAGGTCAGCAACTAATTATAGAAGTGCCAAACATGGTGAGGACTTGTTACTTGAGGGTAGATTTGAACTTGTCAGCATTGGATCAAGGCCACAGTTGAAGAGAAGAAAGGTTGAAGAGCTACAAATGAATAGATTAACCTCTTATCCAAGCTCGGTGGAATATGTTGGCAGCATTCAACGAGATTCTCCAAGTAGATATTTGAGGGACATAGAAATGGACGTAAACACTGATTTGACAGATTCATTAGATAGGAAGATGAGTATTGATATAGAAATGGACCAGAATAAGGATATAGATTATATAAATACGGAATTTTTTTTCCACACAAAGAGAAAGCTTCAAGCAGAAAAATCTCCTCAGTCGGTGGATGGGCAGCAGTCACAATGTTTGGTTCTATCTCCAAAAAATGAAGACCTGAAATTTGTTGCTGAATCGATGCCTGTGTTTGAGAGGTTCGATTTAGAGACACAAGCAGATTGTGGTGACCTGGATTTTGCTGCTGATGGTGTTGATTTGGCTGAATTGAACCTTTCAAGGATTGCAATAGAACGCGCTAGCATTATAGAAGAAATGTGCAGATCGGCTAGCCTGGATACACCTATTTCTCATTTATCATCTGCTTTAGTAAATCCATTTCAGTCTTTACCAAATGGTCTTCTTGAGCACTTGGACTTGAAGACTAGTTTACCTTTAAATGTTAATTTCAACAAACAACTAGATTCTGGCAAGAGTCTTGTGAATGATACGGGAGGTGCTCTTGAAAGTATTGAAAGGGTGCCATATTCTGTTGGCCTTCCTTATTCTGGAGCACGGTATGGTTGGAATTCAAAAATCCAACATGCATCTCCTGTTGGAAGGGAAAGGCTGTCATCATACACTGGAAGTTCGGAGAAGTGTTCGATTTCAAATCCAGAACTCACATGTTTCCCAATTGAGGAAGACCCTTGTATCAGCGAAGACAATAAAAGGGTAGATGAGATTGGAGATGAAGTCGAAGAAGACACTGATTCATTATTGGCACACAATTGTAATGTGCCGCATCCGCTTAAGGATTTGACAAATATCGATCTAAATCAATATGTATCAACTTTTGCACAGCTAGACATCTTGAGGGCAGATACTGTGGATGTGAGTGCAAAATCTAACATTGGTGGGACTCATGATGATGTCCGATGGAGTCCAAAAAATCAGTCTAGGTATTACAATGGGATGAGGGAAAATCAAAGATCCTCTTTGGGGAAATCCAAGAGAAAGAGCCACCAGACTTTATCAATTGGTTGTGATGGAACCAAGAAGGCCAAAGTATCAATTGATGGAAGGGTCAGCAAACCAACTTTATCAAGTAAAACCAGTTTGAAGAAACAGGAGCAAAATCTTTCATTGAAGGATTCTAAGAGGAATAACAttgtttcaaatatttgttcatttATACCACTGGTACAACAGACACAAGCTGCTGCTATATGTGCAG GAAAAAGAGACATCAAGGTGAAAGCCCTGGAGGTTGCTGAGGCTGCAAAACGtctagaagaaaaaaaaaggaatgaGCGTAATAATAGGAAGGAAGCTTTGAAGCTTGAACGTGCAAAATTGGAGGTagaaaatttgagaaaaatggAACTTGAGAAGAAACAGAAAGAATTGGAACGCAAGAAAAAAGATGCTGATGCCATTGCAAAGAAAAGGTCGAGAGAGGAAGAAGAAAGAAAGGAAAAGGAGAAGAAAAGAATACGGTTAGAAGCAAAGGTACGTCAGAGGGAACAAGAAGAAAGAGGACGGGTTGAGAAAGCTGACAAAGAAAAACGGCATACCAAA GATGAGCAAATCAACAGCAGGAAGCCTTGCAATGAGTTTAAGAAGGAGCAAAACCGTGGAGTCGTGAGAGGGGACAGCATGGCTTCAAAAAAAGTAGTCATTGAAGAATGTGTTACTTCTGGTGATTCTTTTGAAGCTGAAAGG GCACTGCCCACAGTCGACAGATCACCCAAAAACGAGGACTTGATAGTTCAgaaaaggcaagaaaaatcatATGAGATCTCTCCATATCAATGTTCAGACGAcgaagatga
- the LOC142517991 gene encoding uncharacterized protein LOC142517991 isoform X2 — MEKLFVQIFERKNRIIEQVKQQTEFYNQNLASKLLIEGITPPSWLWNPTGSSDSKELNKEEPISKLLGPYTLASVRCSTEQYPLYNKPFISGANQGSPTFSATRDDADAGCSHNCAPQLDFSITSPKALTTGGFSNISNVPDQSRARIQRSKPRQKALELRNSANAVAESALDHENISGILSSRIRLSLSSSKQTGNENKLAELEQLCGFGSSCYDDLDLDEAACQKKDNGMDLYSGRITRSRSHVKILGSGRTSSEFGRSQNDRKDESFYGASTSKRSSVCRYSREVADYRNRLLQSAGSSAAFGENDGDIRLDRAGSPSKEKGEVYSGKSSSLKSFDRSQSCASVSWKADRFSNDAQRMVGTIMDFGDDLDKDHIDGSPVKNNTFDVGNVDRDSRASILEGGKSYEESSSISEPVHCSEIPSCLGTLSRSSPRKKSAANDKVQNFSCCQTRPTRCGTKDMLDEPGNVDFMVNNELVSRNLINHSVSSSANGDGHIRVSLSSNAAKHRRQLESLVAKDSIDSFVSEEIKQLEFSVIKEQNSKTLSSSFGKKRPDNSPKNMSDRDLLLNKEIPIHGYNPSLVGQSPEDSEVRKNNASGCHIQEHLDICAEKYVSLISENTTPQRPRDNIDGVNYQYSEVEDEADILMSKMVDTPTLPFRPATLCWEQGNDTSAKQVIEEGSWSGERGAKSPEVSHATGSKDSRQSGFPKLADNSGEESHGFSSGQTEMANPMCVSVDKIEHFPAQESQLLSRLTWEGQHADTPVEDNRSATNYRSAKHGEDLLLEGRFELVSIGSRPQLKRRKVEELQMNRLTSYPSSVEYVGSIQRDSPSRYLRDIEMDVNTDLTDSLDRKMSIDIEMDQNKDIDYINTEFFFHTKRKLQAEKSPQSVDGQQSQCLVLSPKNEDLKFVAESMPVFERFDLETQADCGDLDFAADGVDLAELNLSRIAIERASIIEEMCRSASLDTPISHLSSALVNPFQSLPNGLLEHLDLKTSLPLNVNFNKQLDSGKSLVNDTGGALESIERVPYSVGLPYSGARYGWNSKIQHASPVGRERLSSYTGSSEKCSISNPELTCFPIEEDPCISEDNKRVDEIGDEVEEDTDSLLAHNCNVPHPLKDLTNIDLNQYVSTFAQLDILRADTVDVSAKSNIGGTHDDVRWSPKNQSRYYNGMRENQRSSLGKSKRKSHQTLSIGCDGTKKAKVSIDGRVSKPTLSSKTSLKKQEQNLSLKDSKRNNIVSNICSFIPLVQQTQAAAICAGKRDIKVKALEVAEAAKRLEEKKRNERNNRKEALKLERAKLEVENLRKMELEKKQKELERKKKDADAIAKKRSREEEERKEKEKKRIRLEAKDEQINSRKPCNEFKKEQNRGVVRGDSMASKKVVIEECVTSGDSFEAERALPTVDRSPKNEDLIVQKRQEKSYEISPYQCSDDEDEEEEELPTKKYIPSWASKSSVALLLPLQRKMEPDLIFHSESFCSMDEVLLPRKLQQRQMDA; from the exons TACACTAGCCTCAGTCAGGTGCTCCACTGAACAGTACCCCTTGTACAACAAGCCATTCATCTCAGGAGCTAATCAAGGTAGTCCAACATTTTCAGCCACCAGAGACGACGCAGATGCTGGTTGTTCCCATAATTGTGCTCCTCAGTTAGATTTTAGTATTACATCGCCTAAGGCTCTGACAACTGGAGGGTTCTCGAATATTTCTAATGTACCGGATCAGTCTCGGGCTAGAATTCAGAGATCTAAGCCTAGACAAAAGGCTCTCGAGCTTCGTAACAGTGCAAATGCTGTAGCTGAGAGTGCATTAGATCATGAAAACATCAGTGGTATTCTTTCAAGCAGGATTAGATTGTCTCTTTCTTCTTCCAAGCAGACGGGTAATGAAAATAAACTCGCAGAATTGGAACAACTTTGTGGATTTGGCAGTTCGTGTTATGATGATTTGGATTTGGACGAAGCAGCTTGCCAAAAAAAAGACAATGGCATGGATTTGTACTCTGGAAGAATTACGAGGTCTAGAAGTCATGTCAAAATTCTAGGTTCTGGCAGAACTTCGTCAGAATTTGGCCGCTCTCAAAATGATAGAAAAGATGAGTCATTTTATGGTGCTAGCACTAGTAAAAGGAGCTCTGTGTGTAGGTATAGTCGAGAGGTGGCCGATTATCGTAATAGGCTACTGCAGTCAGCTGGATCTTCAGCTGCTTTTGGTGAAAATGATGGGGACATCAGATTGGATAGAGCAGGTTCTCCGAGCAAAGAAAAGGGAGAGGTTTATTCAGGAAAAAGTTCTTCGTTGAAAAGCTTTGATAGGTCTCAAAGTTGTGCTAGTGTTTCATGGAAAGCAGATAGATTTTCAAATGATGCTCAGAGAATGGTTGGTACCATAATGGATTTTGGGGATGATTTAGATAAGGACCATATTGATGGATCCCCAGTTAAGAACAATACTTTTGATGTTGGTAATGTAGATAGGGACAGCCGAGCATCAATTTTAGAAGGCGGCAAGAGTTACGAAGAGAGTAGCAGTATATCTGAGCCTGTACATTGCTCTGAAATTCCGTCTTGTTTGGGTACACTGTCAAGATCCTCTCCTAGAAAGAAGTCTGCTGCAAATGATAAAGTTCAGAATTTTTCATGTTGTCAAACTAGACCAACTCGATGTGGAACAAAAGATATGCTTGATGAGCCAGGAAATGTTGATTTTATGGTGAACAACGAGCTTGTTTCACGCAATCTTATTAATCACTCTGTTAGTTCAAGTGCGAATGGTGATGGACATATAAGGGTTAGTTTAAGTTCAAATGCTGCTAAACATAGAAGGCAGTTGGAATCTTTAGTGGCAAAGGATTCCATAGATAGTTTTGTGTCTGAGGAGATAAAGCAATTAGAGTTTAGTGTGATTAAAGAACAAAACTCGAAAACCTTATCTTCTAGTTTTGGGAAGAAAAGGCCTGATAACTCACCAAAAAACATGTCGGATCGTGATTTATTACTTAACAAGGAAATTCCTATCCACGGTTATAACCCTTCTTTGGTTGGGCAGTCACCAGAGGATTCAGAGGTCCGAAAAAATAACGCTTCCGGATGTCATATTCAGGAGCACCTTGACATCTGCGCTGAAAAATACGTCTCTCTTATAAGTGAAAATACCACACCACAGAGGCCTCGAGATAATATAGATGGTGTGAATTACCAATATTCTGAAGTTGAAGATGAGGCAGATATTTTGATGTCAAAAATGGTGGACACTCCTACTTTACCATTTCGTCCAGCGACACTATGTTGGGAACAAGGGAATGACACCTCTGCAAAGCAGGTCATTGAAGAG GGTAGTTGGAGTGGTGAACGCGGTGCTAAGAGCCCAGAAGTTTCACATGCTACTGGAAGCAAAGACAGCAGACAATCTGGTTTTCCCAAACTAGCCGATAACTCAGGTGAAGAGTCCCATGGTTTCTCAAGTGGACAAACGGAAATGGCAAATCCAATGTGTGTCTCTGTTGACAAAATAGAGCATTTTCCCGCGCAGGAATCTCAACTTTTATCACGCCTTACTTGGGAGGGTCAACATGCTGATACTCCTGTTGAAGATAATAGGTCAGCAACTAATTATAGAAGTGCCAAACATGGTGAGGACTTGTTACTTGAGGGTAGATTTGAACTTGTCAGCATTGGATCAAGGCCACAGTTGAAGAGAAGAAAGGTTGAAGAGCTACAAATGAATAGATTAACCTCTTATCCAAGCTCGGTGGAATATGTTGGCAGCATTCAACGAGATTCTCCAAGTAGATATTTGAGGGACATAGAAATGGACGTAAACACTGATTTGACAGATTCATTAGATAGGAAGATGAGTATTGATATAGAAATGGACCAGAATAAGGATATAGATTATATAAATACGGAATTTTTTTTCCACACAAAGAGAAAGCTTCAAGCAGAAAAATCTCCTCAGTCGGTGGATGGGCAGCAGTCACAATGTTTGGTTCTATCTCCAAAAAATGAAGACCTGAAATTTGTTGCTGAATCGATGCCTGTGTTTGAGAGGTTCGATTTAGAGACACAAGCAGATTGTGGTGACCTGGATTTTGCTGCTGATGGTGTTGATTTGGCTGAATTGAACCTTTCAAGGATTGCAATAGAACGCGCTAGCATTATAGAAGAAATGTGCAGATCGGCTAGCCTGGATACACCTATTTCTCATTTATCATCTGCTTTAGTAAATCCATTTCAGTCTTTACCAAATGGTCTTCTTGAGCACTTGGACTTGAAGACTAGTTTACCTTTAAATGTTAATTTCAACAAACAACTAGATTCTGGCAAGAGTCTTGTGAATGATACGGGAGGTGCTCTTGAAAGTATTGAAAGGGTGCCATATTCTGTTGGCCTTCCTTATTCTGGAGCACGGTATGGTTGGAATTCAAAAATCCAACATGCATCTCCTGTTGGAAGGGAAAGGCTGTCATCATACACTGGAAGTTCGGAGAAGTGTTCGATTTCAAATCCAGAACTCACATGTTTCCCAATTGAGGAAGACCCTTGTATCAGCGAAGACAATAAAAGGGTAGATGAGATTGGAGATGAAGTCGAAGAAGACACTGATTCATTATTGGCACACAATTGTAATGTGCCGCATCCGCTTAAGGATTTGACAAATATCGATCTAAATCAATATGTATCAACTTTTGCACAGCTAGACATCTTGAGGGCAGATACTGTGGATGTGAGTGCAAAATCTAACATTGGTGGGACTCATGATGATGTCCGATGGAGTCCAAAAAATCAGTCTAGGTATTACAATGGGATGAGGGAAAATCAAAGATCCTCTTTGGGGAAATCCAAGAGAAAGAGCCACCAGACTTTATCAATTGGTTGTGATGGAACCAAGAAGGCCAAAGTATCAATTGATGGAAGGGTCAGCAAACCAACTTTATCAAGTAAAACCAGTTTGAAGAAACAGGAGCAAAATCTTTCATTGAAGGATTCTAAGAGGAATAACAttgtttcaaatatttgttcatttATACCACTGGTACAACAGACACAAGCTGCTGCTATATGTGCAG GAAAAAGAGACATCAAGGTGAAAGCCCTGGAGGTTGCTGAGGCTGCAAAACGtctagaagaaaaaaaaaggaatgaGCGTAATAATAGGAAGGAAGCTTTGAAGCTTGAACGTGCAAAATTGGAGGTagaaaatttgagaaaaatggAACTTGAGAAGAAACAGAAAGAATTGGAACGCAAGAAAAAAGATGCTGATGCCATTGCAAAGAAAAGGTCGAGAGAGGAAGAAGAAAGAAAGGAAAAGGAGAAGAAAAGAATACGGTTAGAAGCAAAG GATGAGCAAATCAACAGCAGGAAGCCTTGCAATGAGTTTAAGAAGGAGCAAAACCGTGGAGTCGTGAGAGGGGACAGCATGGCTTCAAAAAAAGTAGTCATTGAAGAATGTGTTACTTCTGGTGATTCTTTTGAAGCTGAAAGG GCACTGCCCACAGTCGACAGATCACCCAAAAACGAGGACTTGATAGTTCAgaaaaggcaagaaaaatcatATGAGATCTCTCCATATCAATGTTCAGACGAcgaagatga